From the Anolis sagrei isolate rAnoSag1 chromosome 12, rAnoSag1.mat, whole genome shotgun sequence genome, one window contains:
- the CCDC85B gene encoding coiled-coil domain-containing protein 85B, giving the protein MLGGGEASPEALPSEESSEELSACSKEELVRRLRREEAAKLSALVQRGRLIQGVNRQLQEHLREVRELKAVNGRLQAENRELRDLCCFLDEDRAKAKRLARHWQLFGHHAAQALREEVAACLRKLAGLEGLQERLARDNLELKELCLALEDECACAALAAAPALPPPPGAPPDVASPGAHPELGLLPPCGPRDLGDGSSSTGSLGSPDQSHPGCSPDG; this is encoded by the coding sequence ATGTTGGGCGGCGGGGAGGCCAGCCCGGAGGCCCTTCCCAGCGAGGAGTCCTCGGAGGAGCTGAGCGCCTGCAGCAAGGAGGAGCTGGTGCGGCGTCTGCGGCGGGAGGAGGCGGCCAAGCTGTCGGCGCTGGTGCAGCGCGGGCGCCTCATCCAGGGCGTGAACCGGCAGCTGCAGGAGCACCTGCGCGAGGTGCGCGAGCTGAAGGCCGTCAACGGGCGCCTCCAGGCCGAGAACCGCGAGCTGCGCGACCTCTGCTGCTTCCTGGACGAGGACCGCGCCAAGGCCAAGCGCCTCGCCCGCCACTGGCAGCTCTTCGGCCACCACGCCGCCCAGGCCCTGCGCGAGGAGGTGGCCGCCTGCCTACGCAAGCTGGCCGGCCTCGAGGGCCTCCAGGAGCGCCTCGCCCGAGACAACCTGGAGCTCAAGGAGCTGTGCCTGGCCCTGGAGGACGAGTGCGCATGCGCCGCCCTCGCCGCCGCCCCcgccctccccccacccccgggGGCGCCCCCCGACGTCGCCAGCCCCGGCGCCCACCCCGAGCTCGGCCTCCTCCCCCCCTGCGGGCCCCGGGACCTCGGCGACGGGAGCTCCAGCACCGGAAGCCTCGGCAGCCCCGACCAGAGCCACCCGGGATGCTCCCCCGACGGGTGA